The following proteins come from a genomic window of Ictidomys tridecemlineatus isolate mIctTri1 chromosome 9, mIctTri1.hap1, whole genome shotgun sequence:
- the Tmem128 gene encoding transmembrane protein 128, translating to MDVAQAREQLRRRYLVPRDAETRLDCEGDAAGGSSATVEKKEKPLPRLNIHSGFWILASIVVTYYVDFFKTLKENFHTSSWFLSGGTLLLVSLSIAFYCIVYLEWYRGIEEYDVKYPSLIPVTTVSFIAAGICFNIALWNVWSFFTPFLLFTQFMGVVMFISLLG from the exons ATGGACGTCGCGCAGGCCCGCGAGCAGCTGCGGCGGCGTTACCTGGTACCGCGGGACGCCGAGACCCGGCTGGACTGCGAAGGCGACGCGGCGGGGG GATCTTCTGCAACTGTTGAGAAAAAGGAGAAACCTCTTCCAAGACTTAATATTCATTCTGGATTCTGGATTTTGGCATCCATTGTTGTGACCTATTATGTTGATTTCTTTAAAACCCTTAAAGAAAACTTTCACACTAGTAG ctGGTTTCTCTCTGGTGGGACCTTGTTGCTTGTCAGCTTGTCAATTGCATTTTACTGCATAGTCTACCTGGAGTGGTACCGTGGAATTGAAGAGTATGATGTCAAGTATCCATCGTTGATACCTGTTACAACTGTGAGTTTTATTGCAGCAGGAATTTG CTTCAACATTGCTTTATGGAATGTATGGTCATTTTTCactccatttttattatttacccaGTTCATGGGGGTTGTAATGTTCATCTCACTACTTGGATGA